The Clostridium botulinum BKT015925 genome includes the window CCTCCCCAGGTAAGAACGCAATCTTTCATTCCATATATCTGCCACATATACTGCAATAACTTTCGGGTGATACGGACTTTGTTTTGTTATGCAAACTCATCCAGCTATATCCAGCCTCTTATGTGATTCGTATTCCTCAGACCGGAATTTTGCCATCCGACTTCCTTCAGATTCCACCTCACGATGGACACCCTTGTCATTGGCTAACGCCTATATCACCTTCGGCGTTCAGGACTTTCACCTTATAGATTGCGCCCATGCTGGGCGCACATAAAAAGAGCATCTTATTTTATATAAGACACTCTTAATTAATAAACTATTTAATTTCTTTAGTTTTATTAAATTCTTGAACTTTTCTTCTAAACCAACCACCAACATATATATTTAAAACTGCCATAATTGGAGATGCAAGTAACATTCCTATAATACCAAATAAACTTCCAAAAACAGTTATACCTAATATAACTAAGAATGGACTTACTCCTACTCTGTCACTAACTAGCTTAGGTTCTAATATCCATGCATCAAACTGCTGTAATAAAACTAAAAATATTAGAATTCCAAAGGCTTTTTTAGGATCATAAAAAACATTTATTAAAAATGGTGGTATCATTCCCATAAATGGTCCGAAGTAAGGTATCATATTAGTTACCATTACTATAATAGATATAATCAATACATAAGGACATTTAAATAACATAAGTCCTACAAAGCATATTATACCTATAATAAAAGAATCTATTGCTTTTATACCTATATATGTTCCTACCATTTCATCTACATTTCTTGCAACATTTATTAATTTATTTCCCCATTTTTCGCTTAATAATATGTATACTAGATTCTTTGAATTCTGCTTGAACTTTTCTTTATCATATAACATATATATTGATATTATAAGCCCAAATACAAAATTTATTAAAGATGTAGTTGTAGATACAATTTGATTTAGTGCTACAGCAAGCCATGTTGAAGATATAGCACTAAATTTTTCTATCCATTTTCCTGCATTATCTCTAACAAAATTTCCTGATCCCGAGTTCATAAGTTTACTTGAAATATGACTGTTTACCCATGAATACATTTTTTGAGCAAATTCAGGCATTTTATCTACCATGTCCATTCCACTATTAAATACTTTTGGAATTACAGTCATAGAAAAAATAGTTATCAAAATTATGATTAATATATATGTAAATAATACACTTATAGTTCTATTAACTTTTAATTTTTTTTCTATAAACTTCATTATAGGATTTAAAATATATGCTATAGCAAAAGCTACTATAAAAGGCATAAGTATATTTATTACATCACCTAATATTTTTAATATAACTTTATAATTTATAATTAGTTGTATTCCTATAAACGATACAAGAACTGCTATTATTATATCCCAGTATTTGATTTTAAGCTTATCAAACAACCTCTTTCCCCCTCTATATTTTCTCTATTTGTATTTTTCGTATATTATACCACAAATAATATTATTTTATTATATCAAAAACTCTAGAAAATTAAATTTTCTAGAGTTTTTGATCTATTGACTCATTCCAACAATCATACCTGATATATAAGGAACTAACCATATAATCCAAACAACTATACTGAATTTATGGAATCTTTTTTTAGTTTCTTCATTGTCCTTTATCAATACAGTAGTAGCCCATAAAGCGTGAAATAACATAAGCAATATTGCCATAATACCAGTTACCCCATGAAGATTCATTTGAAACATAGAACCAGCTATGTCACCCATAAATCTTGTACCCAATGTATCACAAACAAGTCCCATCCAAAATATTATAACATGCCATTTTTTCAAAACTCCCTGTGACTTCTCACCAAAAACTCCGACTGTATAAAATATAAGAGCTAATGTTATAAAAACTATGGCTTTTGCTAACATAACTATTCTACGTCCTTTCTCACATAATATAGTTTAAAAATAAATTTTTATTTTATAAATGTTCTTCTATTACTTTCAATAGTGAACTTAAATGATTATCTATGGTAACTAACTCTTCTTCCGAAACATTATTAAATATATTTTCAAAACAACCATTCATTATATCTTTTATATCCTTAGCCAAATTTAATCCTTCATCAGAAAAAACTATATATACAATTCTTCTGTCTTCTTTACTCCTTACTCGTTTAATTATATTCATCTTTTCTAATCTATCTATAATACCAGATACAGTAGCCTTAGTAATACTCATCTCCTCACTAAGTTCAGATGACGTTACTTTTTTTCTATGTGCTATAAATTTTATAGCTGTAATTTGAGGAACAGTTAAACCTATATTTTTTAATTCCTCTGTAACTTTAAAATTTATTTTAGAATTTATCTCTTTAATAAGTAATGCAATTTTAAATCCAGATGTACAACTCATAATTCCTCCTCTTAGTTTGCTTCCTAATAGTTTGTATGCTAACTATTTTAAAATATAATATATTTTCATATAAAAGTCAATAAGTATATAGAAATGTATTAATATATTTTATACTTTCATAAAGCTCCTAAATTATTAATTTAGAAGCTTTATGAGTCAAATCTATCTATTTTAAACAAATCCAAATCTCTATTTTTAATACCATAATAAAATTCTGTAAGCATCATTGCACCTAATATAGTAAACAGTATTCCATTAGCTCCATATCCTAGACAATACCATAATTTATTGTTAGTAGGCTCTGGTCCCATAAATCCTAAGTTGTCCTTTGTTGATATAAATGTTCCACAGTATCTATATTGAATCTCTATATCTTTAATATTATTAAACATAGATTTTAATCTCTGCTCTAATATATCATATTTCTTATTTGCAATATCTGCATTAATTATGTTATCTGAAAAATTTATGTCTTCTCCACCTATAATAATTCTATTATCCCAAGTAGTACGCAAATAATTATAAGGATTGCTATTATCTCTAATTAAGGCTCTATTAAACCAACCATCAAAACTTCTAATTACTTTTGTTCCTATACTAAAAGTAGTATACTTAGTACCCAATTTACGTTTTGTAAACAATGTTGTATTATATCCTGTTGCAACTACTATTTTTTTACCCTTAACCTTACATCCATATATGGTTTCTACTTCAACTCCATCGTTTATATAATTAACATCTATAACTTCTGTATTTTCATAAACCTTTAAACCGTTATTACATCCTACTTCCAATAATTCGTGAGTAAATTTATAAGGATCTAACTGTATTCCTCCATCTTTGCTATAAATACCAGCCTTTAAATCAAAACTAAAAGGATTATTATATTCATCTATAAATTCTACATTAAAACCATTTTCTTTTCTTAAATTATATTCTTCATAAAGTTCTTTCTTCTCTAAATTTCTACTAGTATATAATAACGCATCCTTTTTTATATAATTGCACTTATTTCCATTTTCCTTTATAAAGATATCTATCTCATTTAATGCACTAATCCCTAATTTATATACTCTTAATAACTTTTCTAATGAAATTATTGAACTCAACTCTTTTAAATTATCATCAAGTTCATATTCTAATAGAGCTGTGGTAGCACTAGTACTACAATGGGCTATTCTATTCTTCTCCAATATCACACAAGGTATATTATGTTTTGTAAAATAATATCCTAAAATAGCCCCTGTAACTCCACCACCAACTATTACAATTTCTGTACTTATATTTTCCGTTAAATAAGGATATTGTCTAGGTACTTTATTTATTGAAGTAAACATAGGATTTCCCTGTACAAACTGTCTATACATTCACTCACTTCCTATTTATAAGATTCTAATACATAATACCTTATAACTTGGCACCAAAATATTATTATTTTAATAGTATGCTCAATTTTTAATAAAATAAAAAGGACAGCAAATGCTGTCCTAAAATTAACTTATCGCATGTAATATAAAATTAAGTAAAAATACTATAGGTATTATATACATTGTAAGTGATATTTCTTTTGATTTTTTAGCTGCTAACTTAACTATTGGATATGCTATAAATCCAAATGCCATACCATCTACTATACTAAATGTTAATGGTATCATTGCAATAATTAAGAAAGCTGGGAATCCTTCTGAAAAATCATTAAAATC containing:
- a CDS encoding AI-2E family transporter, which gives rise to MFDKLKIKYWDIIIAVLVSFIGIQLIINYKVILKILGDVINILMPFIVAFAIAYILNPIMKFIEKKLKVNRTISVLFTYILIIILITIFSMTVIPKVFNSGMDMVDKMPEFAQKMYSWVNSHISSKLMNSGSGNFVRDNAGKWIEKFSAISSTWLAVALNQIVSTTTSLINFVFGLIISIYMLYDKEKFKQNSKNLVYILLSEKWGNKLINVARNVDEMVGTYIGIKAIDSFIIGIICFVGLMLFKCPYVLIISIIVMVTNMIPYFGPFMGMIPPFLINVFYDPKKAFGILIFLVLLQQFDAWILEPKLVSDRVGVSPFLVILGITVFGSLFGIIGMLLASPIMAVLNIYVGGWFRRKVQEFNKTKEIK
- a CDS encoding HsmA family protein, which encodes MLAKAIVFITLALIFYTVGVFGEKSQGVLKKWHVIIFWMGLVCDTLGTRFMGDIAGSMFQMNLHGVTGIMAILLMLFHALWATTVLIKDNEETKKRFHKFSIVVWIIWLVPYISGMIVGMSQ
- a CDS encoding MarR family winged helix-turn-helix transcriptional regulator, which produces MSCTSGFKIALLIKEINSKINFKVTEELKNIGLTVPQITAIKFIAHRKKVTSSELSEEMSITKATVSGIIDRLEKMNIIKRVRSKEDRRIVYIVFSDEGLNLAKDIKDIMNGCFENIFNNVSEEELVTIDNHLSSLLKVIEEHL
- a CDS encoding NAD(P)/FAD-dependent oxidoreductase; protein product: MYRQFVQGNPMFTSINKVPRQYPYLTENISTEIVIVGGGVTGAILGYYFTKHNIPCVILEKNRIAHCSTSATTALLEYELDDNLKELSSIISLEKLLRVYKLGISALNEIDIFIKENGNKCNYIKKDALLYTSRNLEKKELYEEYNLRKENGFNVEFIDEYNNPFSFDLKAGIYSKDGGIQLDPYKFTHELLEVGCNNGLKVYENTEVIDVNYINDGVEVETIYGCKVKGKKIVVATGYNTTLFTKRKLGTKYTTFSIGTKVIRSFDGWFNRALIRDNSNPYNYLRTTWDNRIIIGGEDINFSDNIINADIANKKYDILEQRLKSMFNNIKDIEIQYRYCGTFISTKDNLGFMGPEPTNNKLWYCLGYGANGILFTILGAMMLTEFYYGIKNRDLDLFKIDRFDS